From the Flavobacterium gyeonganense genome, the window ATTCGCATAACTTCAACACAGGACGGGGAGAAACCAAGTGTAATTGCGGCAAAAGCAAAAGGACTAGTGTTGATCCGTTTTAAAAAATATGAAAAGTGCAGAAAAACAAAAAAAGCCTGCGAATCTTACGATTTGCAGGCTTTACGATGTTTTTTTAGGCTTTTTGAAAAGATTGAAAAATTTTCGTTTCTTATTCCCTTTTTGTGGGGAGAGCAGGATTCGAACCTGCGAAGTTCACACAGCAGATTTACAGTCTGCCCTCGTTGGCCGCTTGAGTATCTCCCCGATCTCAGCATTGTTGCGCTTTGTTGTTCTAAGCGGTTGCAAATATAGGAACGTTTTTGATGTTTGCAAACAAAAATTGAACTTAATTTTAAGTTATTTTTTAATTCATTGGTAGTGAATAAAATAAAAACGAATATTTTTTACGTTCTTAAAATAAGTCAGGTGCAGAAACATTTTCTCAGGTTCAAAAATGCTAAGTAGCAATATTCAGTATATAAATATAAACCAGCTTACAGAAAATACTTATTTATTAAAAATTTACCTGCTAAAAAACATAGCTAAACCCTTAAAAATATTTTATAGTAACAAGAAAGGCTATCCTTATACGAATAGCCTTCCTCTTTTTATTCTAGTTTTAAAAAATTGTAATTAAAAAAAAACAGAAATAAAATAATTTTTAATGCATTTTTAAAAGTAAAAATTTTACGAATTTTAAGATTTACTTTTTTAACGTATGTCTTTTAAACAATTGATTCATCTATTCAATAACAATCAATCAATTTCACGGCTTACCCTTTGGTTTTGTAATATATTTTTAGAAAGTTTTCAATTTTAATTCTCATCTATCGTAATCTCTTTGATAAATTGAAATAACAATTCTACTATTTAACCTTTGGTGTTACTATTTTTTTCTTGAAGTTGAAACATATGAATAAATCATTTGCTCATTGTTTTTAGTTTTGTAATTAAAAACCATAAAAAAATGAGCGACAATTTTTTTAATTTTTCTCAAAAAAAGTCATTTTTTAGGTTAATAAATCAGTGAAAAGAAATCATTATAGAAATCAATAAAAAAAATGTATCTTATTGATTTCTAGGTTGTAAAATTAATTATTTTTTTTCAAAAGTAAGTGTTAAAAAGTGTTATTTTTATTTTAGTACTCTTAAAATGTCCTGAAATATTGTTCAAAAAAAGTACTAGCAAAGAATTGAGTAGGTAAAGATGTAAAAATGATTTATTTTTACACTATAATTATTTAAAACAAAATAACATAAAATGGATTGGATAACTGCCAGAGAATTCGAAGATATCACCTATAAAAAATGTAACGGAGTTGCACGAATAGCTTTTAATAGACCGAATGTAAGGAATGCTTTTCGACCAAAAACAACATCAGAGTTGTATCAGGCTTTTTACGATGCACAGGAAGATACTTCAATAGGAGTAGTTTTGCTATCTGCCGAAGGTCCGTCAACAAAAGATGGCGTATATTCTTTTTGTAGTGGAGGAGATCAAAATGCACGCGGCCACCAAGGCTATGTGGGAGATGATGGGCAACACCGTTTAAATATTCTTGAAGTGCAGCGATTAATTCGTTTTATGCCAAAAGTTGTAATTGCAGTTGTTCCAGGCTGGGCAGTTGGCGGTGGTCATAGTTTACATGTGGTTTGCGACATGACACTGGCAAGTAAAGAACACGCTATTTTTAAGCAAACAGATGCTGATGTAACCAGCTTTGATGGTGGATATGGATCAGCTTACCTGGCAAAAATGGTAGGTCAGAAGAAGGCACGTGAGATTTTCTTTTTAGGAAGAAATTATTCTGCTCAGGAAGCTTTCGAAATGGGAATGGTAAATGCAGTCATTCCTCATGATGAACTGGAAGCAACCGCATACGAATGGGCCCAGGAAATTCTTCAAAAATCCCCTACTTCTATAAAAATGCTAAAATTCGCCATGAATCTGACAGACGACGGAATGGTTGGACAGCAGGTATTTGCGGGAGAAGCAACACGTCTTGCCTATATGACCGAAGAGGCTAAAGAAGGAAGAAATGCCTTTTTGGAAAAAAGAAAGCCGAATTTTGGAGAAAATAAATGGCTCCCATAATTGAAAAATTAATAATAGGCATAATAGAATCAAATAAACGATTCAAAACAATTAATGAATAAACGATAATAATGAAACATTGGATTGAAGCCGCCAGATTGCGCACATTACCTTTATCAGTTTCCGGAATTATAGTAGGAAGTATCTATGCTTTATCTAATCCAACAGAAACTGTCAATACACCAACAGAAGTTTTCAGCTGGAAAGTTTTTGGCTTTGCACTCTTAACAACACTGGGGCTACAGGTTTTATCCAATTTCGCAAATGATTATGGGGATGGGGTAAAAGGAACTGATAACGCTGACAGAGTAGGTCCGCAAAGAGCTATCCAGAGTGGTACAATTACACCGCAGGCCATGAAAAAAGCAATTATAATCACTTCATTATTAACGCTTTTGTCTGCGATTATTTTAATATATTTTGCTTTCGGAGAAAATAATTTTGGGTATTCTATCTTCTTTTTAATACTCGGAATCACAGCTATTGCTTCTGCAATTCGTTACACAGTTGGTAATTCTGCCTATGGTTACAGAGGTTTTGGAGATGTATTCGTTTTTGTTTTCTTCGGACTTGTAAGTACTTTAGGCGTTAATTTTCTGCATACCAAAGAAGTTGACCCGCTTTTGATTTTACCGGCTATTTCAATTGGCTTATTAAGTGTCGGGGTTTTAAACCTGAACAATATGCGTGATGAAGAGTCAGACAGAAAATCAGGAAAGAACACAATTGTAGTTCAAATAGGAGGAAAAAAAGCCAAAATTTATCACTTTTCATTGATAATTACGGCAATGCTTTTAGTAATTATTTTTGCTGTTTTAAGCAATTACAGATTCGACCAGTATCTCTTTTTACTTGCTTACATACCTTTAACTAAACATTTAATTACTGTTTATAAAAATCAGAATCCTAAGCTGTTAGATCCGGAATTAAAAAAATTAGCAATAAGCACTTTTTTACTTTCTATCTTATTAACAGTTTGTATGATTTCATTAATTTCAGACATTATTGTAAATCTTTTTTTAGGAGGAAGATAATTGTTTCACTTTAAAATTTTATCAAATGAAAATTACATATTTTGGCCACGCATCTTTAGCAATTGAAGTAGGAGGTAAGCATATCATTGTCGACCCTTTTATTACAGGAAATCCATTAGCATCTGCGATTGATATAAGCACATTAAAAGCAGATTATATTTTGCTTACCCACGCACATGGCGATCACGTTCTGGATGTTGAGGCAATCGCAAATCGAACAGAAGCGACCATTGTTTCAAATGCCGAAATCGCAAGTTATTATGCAAAATTAGGTTTAAAAGCACATCCTATGAACCATGGAGGAAGCTGGAAATTTGATTTTGGAAAGGTGAAATATGTTAGTGCTATTCACTCAAGTTCCTTTCCTGACGGTACGTATGGAGGGAATCCCGGAGGTTTTGTAATTGAAAGTGAACATAAAAACATCTACATCGCCGGAGATACAGCACTAACAATGGATATGAAACTGATTCCTTTGAGAACAAAACTGGATTTGGCTATTTTGCCAGTCGGAGATAATTTTACAATGGATATTGATGATGCTATTATCGCTTCTGATTTTATAGAGTGCGACAAAATTCTCGGCTATCACTACGATACATTTGGTTACATCGAAATCAATCACGAACAATCGATCCGTAAATTTTTTGATAAAGGAAAAGATTTGATGCTTCTCAAAATCGGGGAATCAATCCAACTTTAAAATTATTATTTCATTTATTAAGAAGCTCTTTCCTGCTGTACACTATATCTTTTATGCCTCCCGATAGCTATCGGGACCGGCATAAAAGGATGCCGTTTCCATCAGGGCTAGGGCTTTAGTTTTTATAAGATATTAATTATCTCAAAAGAACAATTTAAATCCACATATCTAAGTGGACAATTCAAAATTTAAAAATAAAAACAATGTCTAAGCAATTTGCATCATTAGGAATTTCAGTACCAATTTTAAAAGCACTAAGTGAACTGAACATTGTTGAGCCAACCGAAATTCAGCAAAAAACAATTCCGTTACTTTTATCTGAAACACATGATCTGGTTGGCTTAGCCAAAACAGGAACTGGAAAAACAGCTGCTTTCGGATTACCAATATTACAATCAGTAAATACTGAATCCCCGGTTGTTCAGGCTGTTATTTTAGCACCAACCAGAGAACTTGGACAGCAGATTTTCAAGAATCTGGAAGATTTCGCAAAGCACATTCCAACTATTTCTATTGCATCTGTTTGTGGCGGAATTCCAATAAAGCCTCAAATCGAACGACTTAAAAATCCAACACATATTGTGGTAGCAACACCAGGACGCTTGATTGATTTGATTCAGCGAAAAGCAATCGAATTAAAACAAACCAAATATTTGATTTTAGACGAAGCAGACGAAATGGTTGCTATCCTTAAAGAAAGTTTAGACGAAATCATTGCTGAACTTCCTAAAAAACATCGTACTATATTGTTTTCCGCTACATTGCCCGGAACCATCAAACAGTTAATTCAGAACTACTTAAATAAAAATGTAGTTCAGATAAGTGCTAACATGGAAACGGTAGGAAACCAGGGAATAGATCACGAATACATTGTAGTTGATCCTATTGAAAAATTAGATGTTTTGATGCATTTTTTAAACTCAAAAGAAGGAGAACGCGGAATCATTTTCTGTAAAACGAAAGCTGCTGTAAACAAACTGGCTAAAAATCTGGCTATAAACCGTTTTTCTTCAGGAGCACTTCACGGTAGTTTGTCACAGGGAATTCGTGACAGAATTATGGAGCAGTTTCGTGAAGGACATATCAATATTTTAATAGCAACGGATTTGGCTGCCAGAGGAATAGATGTAAAAGAAATCTCATATGTAGTAAATTATCATTTGCCTGATACTTACGAAAACTATGTCCACAGAAGTGGAAGAACAGCAAGGGCAGGAGCAAAGGGACTTTCGTTAACTGTTTTGCAGCATGAAGAGGTTGTTGAAATTGCAGATTTTGAAAGAGAATTAGGTTTGAAATTTAATGAATTCAAAAAACCTTCAGCTATTAGCCTTGAAGAAAACAATACTTTGCTTTGGGCAAAACAAATTTTTAAAACAAAACCAAATCACGATATTTCAAGTGATTTAAAAACAAAGGTCAAAACTGTTTTTCATCATCTCACAAAAGAGGAACTAATTGAAAAATTACTGGCAAACTATGTTTTACAAAACAAAGTTGAAATAACTGAAAGAACTAATAAGAAGTTCAAAAAATAAATCAACTCTAAAAATTAGTGATGAGCAATATTGATGTAAAAAAAATTTCGCTGAAAGAAATTAATCAGCTTCAGGAAATCAGCAAACAGACTTTTCGGGAAACTTTTTCAGAATCAAATTCTGAAGAAAACATGAAAAATTATCTTGAAAAAGCATTTTCTAACGAAAAAATAACAACAGAACTTATAAATGAAAACTCTGAATTCTATTTTGCAATTTTAGAAAACAAGGTAATTGGTTACTTAAAAATAAACTTTGGAGAGGCGCAAACCGAATTAAAAGATAGTAATGCCCTGGAAATTGAACGTATTTATGTCACAAAAGAATTTCATGGAAAAAATGTGGGTCAATTACTTTATGAAAAAGCTATAGAAAGAGCCAGACAACAAAATTCAAAATACGTATGGCTGGGCGTTTGGGAAGAAAATAAAAAAGCAATACGTTTTTACACAAAAAATGGCTTTATAGAATTTGACAAACATATTTTTAAATTAGGGAATGACGTTCAGACGGATATCATGATGAAGTTGCAATTAAATAATTAGAACAAAAATTAATACTATTACTTTGCAGTAATTATTCAAAATAAATTTCGAAGATGAGTTTGTACTTGAAATTATTTAGTGTTAAATTTATAAAGTAATGCAAACAAAATAGTTTTTACACAAAAGTCTTAAATACAAAACATTATGAATATAGTCATCATTGGAGGGGGCTTTGCAGGATTAAATCTGGCAAAAGAACTTCTAAATCATCCTCAAATACAGGTAACGCTTGTAGATAAGAATAATTATAATTTTTTTCCACCCCTTATATATCAGGTTGCTACAGCTTTTTTAGAACCTTCAAGCATCAGTTATCCGTTTAGGAAGTTTTTTGCCGGAAAAAAGAATCTCCAATTCCGTTTAGGGGAATTACTATCAGTCGTTCCAGCTGAAAATAAGGTAGTTTTGAACAATGGCGAATTATCATATGATCATCTGGTTTTTGCTACAGGTGCTGAAACCAGCTATTTCGGTATGGAGAATGTCATGAAAAATGCTATTCCGATGAAAACCTTAAACGATGCCATCGTAATGCGAAATACATTGCTTAAAAATCTCGAAAAAGCAGCTATTTGCAAAGAAATCCGTAAACGACGCAAATTACTAACAATTGTTGTAGCCGGTGGGGGACCAACAGGAGTAGAGGTTTCAGGTATGTTTGCAGAAATGCGAAAAAACATTTTATTAAAAGAGTATCCTGAATTAGACACCACCGCCAGTAATGTTTATTTAGTTGATGGTGGAGACGCACTGCTTGCACCAATGAGCGAAGCTTCTCAAAAAGACACCTTAGAAGCACTTACAAAATTAGGTGTTGTTGTTAAACTGAACAGTAAGGTAACAGATTATGTAGATGACACCGTATATTTTGAAAATGGAGAAACCATCAAAACTAAAAACTTAATATGGG encodes:
- a CDS encoding 1,4-dihydroxy-2-naphthoyl-CoA synthase — protein: MDWITAREFEDITYKKCNGVARIAFNRPNVRNAFRPKTTSELYQAFYDAQEDTSIGVVLLSAEGPSTKDGVYSFCSGGDQNARGHQGYVGDDGQHRLNILEVQRLIRFMPKVVIAVVPGWAVGGGHSLHVVCDMTLASKEHAIFKQTDADVTSFDGGYGSAYLAKMVGQKKAREIFFLGRNYSAQEAFEMGMVNAVIPHDELEATAYEWAQEILQKSPTSIKMLKFAMNLTDDGMVGQQVFAGEATRLAYMTEEAKEGRNAFLEKRKPNFGENKWLP
- the menA gene encoding 1,4-dihydroxy-2-naphthoate octaprenyltransferase, which encodes MKHWIEAARLRTLPLSVSGIIVGSIYALSNPTETVNTPTEVFSWKVFGFALLTTLGLQVLSNFANDYGDGVKGTDNADRVGPQRAIQSGTITPQAMKKAIIITSLLTLLSAIILIYFAFGENNFGYSIFFLILGITAIASAIRYTVGNSAYGYRGFGDVFVFVFFGLVSTLGVNFLHTKEVDPLLILPAISIGLLSVGVLNLNNMRDEESDRKSGKNTIVVQIGGKKAKIYHFSLIITAMLLVIIFAVLSNYRFDQYLFLLAYIPLTKHLITVYKNQNPKLLDPELKKLAISTFLLSILLTVCMISLISDIIVNLFLGGR
- a CDS encoding metal-dependent hydrolase, giving the protein MKITYFGHASLAIEVGGKHIIVDPFITGNPLASAIDISTLKADYILLTHAHGDHVLDVEAIANRTEATIVSNAEIASYYAKLGLKAHPMNHGGSWKFDFGKVKYVSAIHSSSFPDGTYGGNPGGFVIESEHKNIYIAGDTALTMDMKLIPLRTKLDLAILPVGDNFTMDIDDAIIASDFIECDKILGYHYDTFGYIEINHEQSIRKFFDKGKDLMLLKIGESIQL
- a CDS encoding DEAD/DEAH box helicase, with translation MSKQFASLGISVPILKALSELNIVEPTEIQQKTIPLLLSETHDLVGLAKTGTGKTAAFGLPILQSVNTESPVVQAVILAPTRELGQQIFKNLEDFAKHIPTISIASVCGGIPIKPQIERLKNPTHIVVATPGRLIDLIQRKAIELKQTKYLILDEADEMVAILKESLDEIIAELPKKHRTILFSATLPGTIKQLIQNYLNKNVVQISANMETVGNQGIDHEYIVVDPIEKLDVLMHFLNSKEGERGIIFCKTKAAVNKLAKNLAINRFSSGALHGSLSQGIRDRIMEQFREGHINILIATDLAARGIDVKEISYVVNYHLPDTYENYVHRSGRTARAGAKGLSLTVLQHEEVVEIADFERELGLKFNEFKKPSAISLEENNTLLWAKQIFKTKPNHDISSDLKTKVKTVFHHLTKEELIEKLLANYVLQNKVEITERTNKKFKK
- a CDS encoding GNAT family N-acetyltransferase, which produces MSNIDVKKISLKEINQLQEISKQTFRETFSESNSEENMKNYLEKAFSNEKITTELINENSEFYFAILENKVIGYLKINFGEAQTELKDSNALEIERIYVTKEFHGKNVGQLLYEKAIERARQQNSKYVWLGVWEENKKAIRFYTKNGFIEFDKHIFKLGNDVQTDIMMKLQLNN
- a CDS encoding NAD(P)/FAD-dependent oxidoreductase; translated protein: MNIVIIGGGFAGLNLAKELLNHPQIQVTLVDKNNYNFFPPLIYQVATAFLEPSSISYPFRKFFAGKKNLQFRLGELLSVVPAENKVVLNNGELSYDHLVFATGAETSYFGMENVMKNAIPMKTLNDAIVMRNTLLKNLEKAAICKEIRKRRKLLTIVVAGGGPTGVEVSGMFAEMRKNILLKEYPELDTTASNVYLVDGGDALLAPMSEASQKDTLEALTKLGVVVKLNSKVTDYVDDTVYFENGETIKTKNLIWAAGVTAKIFEGMPAESYGRGRRMATDAFNKVNATENIYAIGDTAILTTDKNFPNGHPQVAQVAIQQGINLAKNFKATLENKTLKPFIYKDKGSMAIIGKNKAVVDLPKPKWHFKGFFAWFIWLFVHLISLITYRNRINTFYNWMVAYFARDQSLRMIIRPDKKQP